In one Lolium rigidum isolate FL_2022 chromosome 3, APGP_CSIRO_Lrig_0.1, whole genome shotgun sequence genomic region, the following are encoded:
- the LOC124701339 gene encoding uncharacterized protein LOC124701339 has protein sequence MATCSRGLVPPPPPPFDLTPTRARPAPWPRPTRGAIRCCCYARPEPRRLLSPERREDRRADGNKTAAARGRRRLGGLINVPPLPFPSSRSRRQQPKQHEFYPRCTPRGPAPQSRDTPPKRDTGIASEKEWGINLLDEAVKESGTNEDGSTWYRESGDDLGENGYRCRWARMGGQTQDGSTEWKETWWEKSDWTGYKELGAEKSGKNAEGDSWWEKWKEVLHQDEWSNLARLERSAEKQAKSGAENAGWYEKWWEKYDAKGWTEKGAHKYGRLNEQSWWERWGEHYDGRGSVLKWTDKWAETDLGTRWGDKWEEKFFSGIGSRQGETWHASPGGDRWSRTWGEEHFGNGKVHKYGKSTTGESWDLVVDEETYYEAEPHYGWADVVGDSNQLLSIQPVERPPGVFPTFDFSSSPSHMDEPPGMMPPSSME, from the exons ATGGCCACGTGCTCCAGGGggctcgtgccgccgccgccgccgccgttcgatCTGACGCCGACCCGCGCGCGGCCTGCGCCCTGGCCGCGCCCCACGCGCGGCGCGATCCGCTGCTGCTGCTACGCCCGCCCCGAGCCGCGGAGGCTGCTCTCCCCGGAGCGCCGGGAGGACAGGCGCGCCGACGGGAACAAGACCGCAGCCGCACGGGGACGGCGCCGCCTCGGAGGCCTCATCAACGTGCCCCCGCTCCCGTTCCCGTCCTCCCG TTCTAGGAGGCAGCAGCCCAAGCAGCACGAGTTCTACCCACGGTGCACGCCGAGAGGACCAGCTCCACAATCCCGTGACACCCCACCAAAGAGAG ACACTGGTATTGCTAGCGAGAAGGAGTGGGGAATCAACCTGCTGGATGAGGCCGTCAAGGAGTCCGGCACGAATGAAGACGGAAGCACCTGGTACAGGGAGAGCGGCGACGATCTCGGCGAGAATGGCTACCGCTGCCGATGGGCTAGGATGGGGGGACAGACTCAGGATGGCTCCACTGAATGGAAAGAGACC TGGTGGGAGAAGAGTGACTGGACTGGATACAAAGAGCTAG GCGCGGAGAAATCTGGGAAGAATGCTGAGGGTGACTCCTGGTGGGAAAAGTGGAAAGAAGTTCTGCACCAAGACGAATGGAG CAATCTTGCAAGACTTGAGAGGAGCGCAGAAAAGCAAGCCAAATCAGGGGCAGAAAATGCTGGTTGGTATGAAAAATG GTGGGAGAAATATGATGCAAAGGGATGGACAGAAAAAGGTGCACATAAATATGGAAGGTTAAATGAGCAGTCCTGGTGGGAGAGGTGGGGTGAACATTATGATGGTCGTGGTTCTGTATTGAAATG GACAGATAAGTGGGCAGAGACAGACTTAGGCACCAGATGGGGAGACAAATGGGAAGAGAAATTCTTTTCTGGAATTGGTTCGCGTCAAGGGGAGACATGGCATGCATCTCCTGGCGGTGACC gctggtcaaggacttggggAGAAGAGCACTTCGGCAATGG GAAAGTTCATAAATATGGGAAGAGCACAACCGGTGAGAGCTGGGATTTAGTTGTTGACGAGGAGACATACTACGA GGCCGAGCCTCACTATGGGTGGGCTGACGTGGTTGGAGATTCCAACCAGCTGTTATCGATACAACCTGTTGAAAGGCCACCTGGAGTGTTCCCAACTTTTGACTTCAGCTCTTCGCCCTCGCACATGGACGAGCCGCCCGGCATGATGCCGCCTTCGTCCATGGAGTGA